The Aspergillus chevalieri M1 DNA, chromosome 5, nearly complete sequence genome includes a region encoding these proteins:
- a CDS encoding uncharacterized protein (COG:L;~EggNog:ENOG410PGPZ;~InterPro:IPR000477,IPR000953,IPR036397,IPR012337, IPR041373,IPR043502,IPR041588,IPR001584,IPR016197, IPR043128;~PFAM:PF17917,PF17919,PF00078,PF17921;~go_function: GO:0003676 - nucleic acid binding [Evidence IEA];~go_process: GO:0015074 - DNA integration [Evidence IEA]): MILGLAWIDDQQVFIDPNGPKLRFTNGIVVSSMEDQPRMDIQPIGANAFALWNRQKKKDSSVQIFAASLKDIEKALRPKLPTDPRTKLPPHYHKFLSVFDRKEADKQPPHRGPNIDHKIELNKNADGTTPEPPWGPLYNMSRDELLVLRKTLTELLEKNFIRVSNSPAAAPVLLVKKPGGGLRFCVDYRALNAITKKDRYPLPLINETLERIGKAKWFTKLDVIAAFHKIRVAAGDEWLTAFRTRFGLFEWLVTPFGLANAPSTFQRYVNWVLRDFLDEFASAYLDDILIFTDGTLPEHQEHVRKVLGRLQEAGLQIDIDKCEFEVKSTKYLGFIIEAGKGVSMDPAKVEAIMNWAAPTTVKGVRSFLGFANFYRRFIRNYSELTTPLTALTQKDKPFVWDDKCEESFQQLKRMFTTAPILMQFDPDRETVVETDSSGWATGGVLSQYDDDGVLRPCAYFSKKNTPAECNYQIHDKELLAIINALKEWESELISVVNFQILTDHRNLRYFTTMRRLNERQMRWADLLSRYDFTLHYRPGKLAGRPDALSRREQDVPALGDERLKHREQRLFDPEILKDGPVEGSSKRGLVEEPHPINVSRILLAPVGTEPYNSEPSTPQGYEQANEPTNLNSEQPSLKELLDMTLDEHWARVEPLDEKYGRIREAVQVGAPQFPRELGIKASISECSIELNNRLCYRGRRWVPDIESLRTRLLQETHDSVLTGHPGRSAMYAILARRVYWPAISEDVRRFVRNCDKCSANNVWRDRRQGLLKPLPIPDRKWRYIAIDFIEKLPTSNGYENIMVIVDRLGKGVIPVPCEKINTYTVAQKLIQSFIGYHGIPASIVSDRGRQFTNEMWKRFCELLGIKRQLSTAYHAETDGQTERMNATLELFLRSFCDHTQSNWASLLPMAQLAICSRDAASTGVSPFFLDHGYHVDPFQLEEDVEINLSAPDLGTMRERGERIAAKLRGALDIATTELAVAQQKQEDYANRQRDVAPEYQVGQKVWLDLRNIQTERPSKKLGSRQAKFTVLEKIGSHAYRLNTPGTIHDVFHTALLRPAAMDPFPSQRKDDYQPPAEMINGNEEYMVERILDERFRRWGRGERHEFLVKYIGWQEPEWNDARNMEDTIALDDWETYKTMNGIVIQSALSIPNEPPHAGGRSRRRRGGG, from the coding sequence atgattttaggcctcgcatggatagacgaccaacaagtgtttatcgacccgaatggcccgaaattgcgcttcaccaatggcattgttgttagcagcatggaagatcaaccacgaatggatatccagcccattggggcgaacgcttttgcactatggaaccgacaaaagaaaaaggacagcagtgtacagattttcgccgcaagtttaaaggatattgagaaagcattacgacccaaattgccgacagacccccgcaccaaactaccacctcattaccataaattcctatcagtatttgaccggaaggaagctgacaagcaaccaccacatcgaggaccaaacatcgaccataagattgaactcaataagaatgctgatggaacgacccctgaacctccatggggccccctttataatatgtcaagggatgaactgctcgtgctacggaagacattgacagagttgttggaaaagaacttcatacgtgttagcaattcgcctgctgcagcacccgtattgcttgtcaagaaacctggtggaggcttgcgattttgtgttgactaccgagcactgaacgccattacaaagaaggaccgctaccccctaccactaattaatgaaacattggaaagaattgggaaagcaaaatggttcaccaagttggatgttattgctgcttttcacaagattcgtgtcgctgccggcgatgaatggttgactgcattccgaactcgatttgggctgtttgaatggcttgtaacaccatttggactagccaatgcaccgagcaccttccaacgctatgtcaattgggtcctacgagatttcctagatgaattcgcttctgcttacctcgatgacatcttgatatttacagATGGGACATTgccagagcatcaagagcatgtccgcaaagtattaggccgtctccaagaggctggcttacagattgatattgataaatgcgaatttgaagtgaagtcaacaaaatatttaggattcattattgaggcaggaaaaggtgtcagcatggatccagcaaaggttgaagcaatcatgaactgggctgcccctaccactgtgaaaggtgtcaggtcatttttgggatttgcgaacttctacagacgtttcatccgaaactattctgaacttacaactccactaacagcgttgactcaaaaagataaaccctttgtgtgggatgataaatgcgaagaaagcttccaacagttaaaaaggatgtttacaacggcaccgatcctcatgcaatttgatccagaccgcgagactgtcgttgagactgactcatcagggtgggccactggtggcgtactttcacagtatgatgatgatggtgtattacgaccttgtgcgtacttttccaagaaaaacactcctgcagagtgcaactaccagattcatgacaaggaacttttggcgatcatcaacgcattgaaagagtgggaatcagagctcatatcagtggtaaatttccagatactgacagaccatcgcaatctccgttattttactaccatgagacgactgaatgagagacagatgagatgggcagatctattgagccgatatgacttcacacttcattaccgaccagggaagctcgcagggcgccctgatgcactgtctcgacgagagcaggatgttcctgcattgggtgatgaacggctaaagcatcgcgaacaacgactattcgatcctgagatcctcaaggacggaccagttgaaggaagcagcaaaagaggactagttgaagaaccccatcctatcaatgtgtcccggatccttctagcaccagtcggcacggagccctataacagcgagccaagcacacctcaaggatatgaacaggcgaacgaacctaccaaccTCAATAGTGAGCAACCATCGTTGAAAGaactactggatatgactcttgatgaacattgggctcgggtagagccactagatgaaaagtacggtcgtatacgagaagcagtgcaagtgggagcacctcaattcccacgtgaactggggatcaaagcctcaatctcagaatgctcaattgaactgaacaaccgcttgtgctaccgaggccggcgatgggtccctgacattgaatctttgaggacaaggttgctacaagaaacacatgactcggtacttacaggccatccagggaggagcgcaatgtatgctatcctggcacgaagggtctactggcctgcaatctctgaggatgtcagacgatttgtacggaactgtgacaaatgcagtgccaacaatgtatggagagaccgccgacaaggcctactgaagcctctaccaattccagaccgaaaatggaggtATATTGcgattgacttcatcgagaagttaccaacttcgaatggttatgaaaacattatggttattgtcgatcgccttggaaaaggtgtcatccctgtaccctgtgagaagatcaacacctacacagtagcacagaagcttattcagagtttcattggttaccatggcattccagccagtattgtatcagacagaggaagacaattcaccaatgagatgtggaagcgtttttgtgagctactggggatcaaacgacaattatcgaCTGCCTACCatgctgaaaccgatggccaaactgagcgaatgaatgctactcttgaactattcttgcgctcattctgtgaccACACACAAtcaaactgggcgtcattgctaccaatggcacagcttgcaatatgcagccgggatgctgcctccacaggtgtcagtccattcttccttgaccacggctaccacgttgatccctttcagttagaagaggatgttgaaatcaacctttcagcaccagacctgggcaccatgcgtgaacgaggtgaacgaattgcagccaagctaaggggagctcttgacattgccacaacagaacttgctgttgcccaacagaaacaagaagactatgccaatcgtcaaagagatgtcgcccctgaataccaggttgggcagaaagtctggcttgacctgcgcaatatacaaacagaacgccctagcaagaaactgggaagcaggcaggcaaaatttactgtgttggaaaagattggatcccacgcctaccgcctcaacacaccaggcacaatccacgacgtgtttcatacagcgctcctccgcccagcggcaatggatcccttccctagccaacggaaagatgactaccaacctcctgcagaaatgatcaatgggaatgaagaatatatggtcgaacgaatactagatgagcgttttcgacggtggggacgaggcgaaagacatgagtttttagtcaaatacattggctggcaggaaccggaatggaacgatgcaaggaacatggaggataccatagcattggatgactgggaaacctacaaaacgatgaatgggattgttatccaatcggccttgagtataccaaatgagccaccccacgccggggggcgatcgcggaggcgacgaggaggggggtaa
- a CDS encoding uncharacterized protein (COG:M;~EggNog:ENOG410PK0T;~InterPro:IPR002110,IPR027417,IPR007111,IPR036770, IPR031348,IPR020683;~PFAM:PF13857,PF12796,PF00023,PF13637,PF13606, PF17111;~go_function: GO:0005515 - protein binding [Evidence IEA]), translating to MDPLSLATSVAGLASLALQIGPSLREYFSDVRDARKDVARYCNEIDGLFEVCKQLQNFLKTDTADAFKTTESVLCRTVVLCEGCLCELAKLLDVPREEGHSAAHWIKRMKWPIYKKQVEGIISRLARYTQLFQFALTVEGCAVLSRTPEDVSVILKLQRDTSSKLHDVTKDIAALRVSAEEYRSTADKTASMLESVHFLKEPSQRLLNIQESVGRIGNQLTDRLDREILDWLSFEQAHGRHHEVRSRRTPGTGKWILNTPAFQTWMNNACPEQLLWIVGAPGCGKSTLVSLIIDELKGLQASNNAPIAYYYCDYRTQVTQPLTLALGHILRLLVERLSLLPGSLRELFESCRREGRGPSPLELEHLICDVLPCQSSYILVDAMDEFSVNDPAQTAQFTKVLDSFAVTGARVLLTSRTLPTPSLSASHIVETHTASNSDIRSFVAHELYADDLMVDILNNELEAEIMSTITEQSQGMFLLAVLYIRTIRGQVSRSGIRKALSGLSGNLSDAYDKTFQAIKQQSGPRQLLALKTMMWVSSSHRPLRGIELRHALAARLEDKDLDFDNIPPLRLIVRSCCGLVSVNDLSNDDSEVRLVHHTLYQYLHSQQEWMCHAHTVITQTCLSYLLFESLRIPRDRRSQPNEYPDEKCQFQPTENEGLALTRFARDHWGYHANHSPLKSYKQLAVRLLTDNKRLQTLYPENKHIIGLHIAAAFGHNMLIDTLIKRGQDVNAKDSSLEIPLHKACIKNNNNTALFLIQRGARQNLMGFKCSTPLFIAVENKNLELTKLLIANGAIVNMPCKDCWTVLHKAADMGDLEIVKYLINNGSTTSETSTQGLTALHRAAGRGHLNVMQFLLEIEKTQIDPVTSDGWTPLHGAASSGQHGATLMLIRLGANIHHSSHDGWTPLHRSVQGGYPDTVQVLLSHEADVKRADRQGNLPLHIAAREGHVTIIHQLLERDLRQLSCSNLDGWTPLHEAQLTGSHAAESCLQRYGKLMSNADNTPETEDNTLVKALQSDDADTIEALINSSKHAEGLIGIEDRDSRGRTLLHRSLLVGSYGTASTLIANGADVHARSANGGWQAIHYAALSGNAQAVQLCLDHSADANCRTDFGKTPLHHACQNGNGETVQLLLDYTVDITRTDEQNWTPIHYVAAAGHRKALELILFSGKLNGKEIHWSNLQTCAAKRGHHELVEIFRNLRYSL from the exons ATGGACCCCTTATCGCTTGCCACTAGTGTCGCTGGCCTCGCCAGCCTTGCGCTTCAGATTGGCCCCTCATTGCGCGAGTATTTCTCCGATGTTAGAGACGCGCGAAAAGATGTCGCACGATACTGTAATGAGATAGATGGATTGTTCGAGGTGTGTAAGCAGTTGCAAAATTTTCTGAAAACGGACACTGCAGATGCCTTCAAGACTACTGAGTCTGTTCTCTGTCGGACGGTTGTTTTGTGCGAGGGCTGCCTGTGCGAGCTGGCAAAGTTGCTAGATGTTCCCAGGGAAGAGGGACACAGTGCTGCACACTGGATCAAAAGAATGAAGTGGCCTATATACAAGAAGCAAGTAGAGGGCATCATTTCGCGGCTGGCAAGATACACGCAGCTCTTTCAGTTTGCATTAACCGTAGAAGGATG CGCCGTTTTGTCGCGTACTCCAGAGGATGTTTCAGTGATTCTCAAGCTTCAACGTGATACTTCCAGCAAACTTCATGATGTGACCAAAGATATTGCGGCACTCAGGGTATCCGCAGAAGAGTATCGCAGTACGGCAGATAAAACGGCATCTATGCTGGAAAGCGTGCATTTTCTGAAAGAGCCCTCACAGCGGCTATTGAACATTCAAGAAAGCGTAGGAAGAATCGGAAATCAACTTACTG ATCGTCTAGATAGAGAGATTCTAGATTGGCTATCATTTGAGCAAGCTCACGGAAGACACCATGAGGTCCGATCTCGACGCACCCCTGGCACAGGAAAATGGATTCTGAACACTCCAGCTTTCCAAACATGGATGAATAATGCATGCCCGGAGCAATTATTATGGATTGTGGGTGCTCCAGGATGCGGAAAATCGACGTTGGT TTCCTTGATCATCGACGAGCTCAAGGGTCTACAGGCTAGCAACAATGCACCAATTGCCTATTACTACTGTGATTATCGCACCCAAGTGACGCAACCTTTGACTCTCGCCTTGGGCCATATTCTCCGGCTGCTGGTAGAGCGACTGTCACTGCTGCCAGGATCACTCCGGGAATTGTTCGAAAGTTGTCGCCGGGAGGGCCGTGGTCCTTCACCATTGGAATTGGAACACCTTATCTGCGACGTTCTGCCTTGTCAATCTTCTTATATCTTGGTTGACGCAATGGATGAGTTCAGCGTCAATGATCCAGCGCAGACAGCCCAATTTACGAAAGTACTGGACAGCTTCGCGGTGACGGGTGCTCGGGTTCTGCTGACAAGTCGGACTCTTCCAACGCCATCTCTCAGTGCTAGTCATATAGTCGAAACACATACGGCTTCTAACTCTGATATACGAAGCTTTGTGGCTCATGAGCTTTATGCAGACGACCTAATGGTCGACATTTTGAACAACGAGCTGGAGGCAGAGATTATGAGTACTATCACGGAGCAATCCCAGGGAAT GTTTCTCCTTGCTGTTCTCTATATCCGAACTATCCGAGGTCAGGTATCGCGATCCGGCATCCGAAAGGCACTATCAGGGCTCAGTGGCAACCTGAGTGATGCATATGACAAGACATTTCAAGCCATCAAGCAACAGTCTGGACCTCGACAGCTACTTGCTCTCAAAACTATGATGTGGGTATCGTCATCGCATCGACCACTTCGCGGTATTGAGCTAAGGCACGCTCTTGCGGCACGCCTTGAAGATAAGGACTTAGATTTCGATAACATTCCCCCACTAAGACTTATTGTACGCAGTTGTTGCGGTCTTGTCTCAGTGAATGACCTGAGTAACGATGATTCTGAGGTTCGTCTGGTTCATCACACATTATATCAGTATTTGCATTCTCAACAGGAATGGATGTGCCATGCACATACTGTTATAACGCAAACATGTTTGTCGTATCTCCTTTTCGAGTCACTACGTATACCAAGAGACAGACGAAGTCAACCGAACGAATACCCGGATGAAAAGTGCCAATTCCAACCTACAGAAAACGAGGGTTTGGCTCTCACTAGGTTCGCTCGTGATCACTGGGGCTATCATGCCAACCATTCTCCTCTGAAAAGCTACAAGCAGCTAGCGGTGCGGCTTCTCACAGATAACAAGCGTCTTCAAACGCTCTATCCGGAAAACAAACATATAATTGGACTCCACATAGCCGCGGCCTTTGGCCATAATATGCTGATCGACACTCTAATCAAACGTGGCCAGGACGTCAATGCAAAGGATTCCAGCTTGGAAATCCCGCTTCATAAAGCTTGTATAAAGAATAATAACAACACTGCGCTCTTCCTGATTCAGCGTGGCGCCAGACAGAATTTGATGGGTTTCAAGTGCTCCACGCCACTCTTCATTGCTGTCGAAAATAAGAATCTAGAGCTTACAAAACTCTTGATTGCGAACGGAGCTATTGTTAATATGCCATGCAAAGATTGCTGGACAGTCCTTCACAAGGCCGCTGATATGGGGGACCTTGAAATTGTTAAGTATCTCATCAATAACGGCAGCACAACAAGTGAGACCTCGACACAAGGCCTTACGGCGTTGCATCGCGCGGCGGGACGAGGTCATCTTAATGTTATGCAATTTTTGCTGGAGATAGAAAAAACGCAAATTGATCCGGTGACATCGGATGGATGGACGCCATTACATGGTGCCGCATCGAGTGGACAGCACGGTGCTACCCTGATGTTGATACGCCTTGGCGCTAATATACATCATAGCAGCCATGATGGTTGGACACCGTTGCACCGCTCTGTGCAGGGTGGCTATCCTGATACTGTTCAAGTGTTGCTCTCACACGAAGCGGATGTAAAAAGAGCAGATCGACAAGGTAATCTGCCGTTACATATTGCTGCACGTGAGGGCCATGTCACGATCATTCATCAGCTACTCGAGAGAGATCTACGGCAGTTGTCTTGTTCAAATTTAGACGGTTGGACGCCGTTGCATGAAGCACAGCTTACTGGGTCTCATGCTGCGGAGAGTTGCTTGCAACGATATGGAAAGCTCATGAGTAATGCCGATAATACTCCGGAGACTGAAGATAATACCCTTGTGAAGGCCTTGCAATCAGATGATGCCGATACAATTGAGGCCCTCATTAACTCATCAAAGCACGCCGAAGGACTCATTGGAATCGAAGATCGTGATTCTCGTGGTCGGACGCTCCTTCATCGGTCCTTGCTAGTAGGCTCATATGGTACTGCGTCAACGCTAATAGCAAATGGTGCCGATGTCCATGCCAGATCTGCGAATGGTGGTTGGCAAGCAATCCATTATGCGGCGCTCTCGGGCAATGCACAAGCCGTGCAGCTTTGTCTAGACCATAGTGCAGATGCAAACTGCCGTACTGACTTTGGGAAGACACCACTGCATCATGCCTGTCAAAACGGGAATGGGGAAACAGTGCAGCTTCTACTGGATTACACCGTCGATATTACAAGGACGGATGAGCAGAACTGGACCCCAATTCACTATGTTGCAGCCGCGGGCCACAGAAAAGCCTTGGAGTTAATTTTATTCAGCGGGAAGCTTAATGGTAAGGAGATACACTGGTCTAACTTACAGACTTGTGCGGCCAAGCGAGGACACCATGAACTGGTCGAAATATTTCGAAATCTGAGATACTCATTGTGA
- a CDS encoding uncharacterized protein (COG:S;~EggNog:ENOG410PVF4), with protein sequence MEDSQSWYERVDELAAQGLLAPDAVLNALTRMIERDVLDEETELLYLRKALNSFGTEESGTKRLTRSAFLSFLESSGFLPPSMRDAGALVYRSLLYLSQYPFYRSIPEALTYDDLVRALAWIMPERSRRIYDESYDTRSRSPADFRRQLFQSFATTQNAESVVFDPEDARKRAERRAFDFTGADRPDTRRFAATNYDDDGDEMFHDILDVLYGTQPKEIGWRAPPRDSFRPIARELAGDRCVHVHRLSIPQDEFRPVVKLLVTTYFGKPRVAVEQLVDLDHVVDCITRPVIQRPDMGITWDMFEQAAGNGMPMLMRGLQRFLGPLYRDPKDENITIDPLQPGKVATWPVLAQLGSLGIFSPIFPYVHQHKHYNVMTTSV encoded by the exons ATGGAAGACTCTCAATCTTGGTACGAGCGTGTCGACGAACTGGCTGCCCAAGGCCTCCTGGCTCCCGATGCCGTATTAAACGCCCTCACCCGGATGATTGAACGGGATGTGCTAGATGAAGAAACAGAGCTGCTGTATCTTCGCAAGGCATTGAACTCTTTTGGTACTGAGGAAAGTGGCACCAAAAGGCTCACCCGGTCCGCATTCCTGTCCTTCCTTGAGTCCTCTGGCTTTCTTCCACCGTCAATGAGAGATGCAGGCGCCCTTGTGTACCGCAGTCTTCTATACCTATCTCAATATCCATTCTATCGATCAATCCCTGAGGCTCTCACCTACGACGATCTGGTCCGTGCGCTGGCATGGATCATGCCTGAGAGATCAAGGCGTATCTACGATGAAAGTTATGACACTCGGTCCAGGTCACCTGCTGATTTTCGAAGGCAGCTGTTCCAGAGCTTTGCAACAACCCAGAATGCTGAGTCTGTTGTTTTTGATCCAGAGGATGCAAGGAAGCGGGCTGAGCGAAGAGCTTTTGATTTCACTGGTGCTGATCGCCCAGACACTCGCCGTTTTGCTGCTACGAattatgatgatgacggtgaTGAAATGTTCCATGACATTCTTGATGTGCTGTATGGTACCCAGCCCAAGGAGATTGGGTGGAGGGCGCCTCCCCGGGATTCCTTCCGGCCGATAGCAAGGGAACTTGCAGGGGACAGATGCGTCCATGTCCATCGTCTCAGCATCCCTCAGGATGAGTTTCGACCTGTTGTGAAGCTGCTTGTGACTACTTACTTTGGAAAGCCCAGAGTTGCAGTCGAGCAGCTGGTTGACTTGGACCATGTTGTAGACTGTATTACTCGGCCTGTCATTCAGAGGCCTGACATGGGCATTACCTGGGACATGTTTGAGCAGGCTGCAGGTAATGGGATG CCAATGCTTATGAGAGGTCTTCAACGTTTCTTGGGGCCACTCTATAGAGACCCCAAGGATGAAAATATCACAATTGATCCCCTACAGCCAGGCAAGGTTGCCACTTGGCCTGTTCTGGCACAGTTGGGCTCTCTTGGAATCTTCTCACCCATATTTCCCTACGTTCACCAACACAAGCATTACAATGTTATGACCACATCtgtgtaa
- a CDS encoding uncharacterized protein (COG:S;~EggNog:ENOG410PW02;~TransMembrane:1 (o51-69i)): MTASILGGVDDVDKAMDSMTTSMTDIIRSDATAFTIEGDAFRDETYINVRWPWIILPTLSVLFSIFLFISTSIASSRLNVVLWKDSVLPLLMFRLQTDSADDIMSLSKVEEAERISKKIKVVGAKKGSPLVFSEVNN; the protein is encoded by the coding sequence ATGACTGCCAGCATCCTTGGCGGCGTGGATGACGTTGATAAAGCGATGGATTCAATGACTACCAGCATGACCGACATTATCCGTTCAGACGCTACAGCTTTCACAATCGAAGGGGATGCCTTTCGGGACGAAACATACATCAATGTGAGATGGCCTTGGATCATTCTCCCGACGCTTTCCGTGCTTTTCTCGATTTTCCTATTTATATCCACTTCGATCGCAAGCAGCAGACTGAATGTGGTCCTGTGGAAAGATTCTGTCCTGCCGTTGCTCATGTTTCGACTCCAGACAGATTCAGCAGATGATATTATGTCTCTGTCGAAGGTCGAGGAAGCAGAGCGCATTTCGAAGAAGATTAAAGTTGTTGGTGCAAAGAAGGGTTCTCCTCTTGTGTTTTCCGAGGTGAATAACTGA
- a CDS encoding putative MFS sugar transporter (COG:G;~EggNog:ENOG410PM2U;~InterPro:IPR005829,IPR005828,IPR003663,IPR036259, IPR020846;~PFAM:PF00083,PF07690;~SMCOG1169:sugar transport protein;~TransMembrane:12 (i12-37o57-83i95-112o118-140i152-172o184-207i281-299o319-338i350-369o381-405i417-436o448-467i);~antiSMASH:Cluster_5.1;~go_component: GO:0016020 - membrane [Evidence IEA];~go_component: GO:0016021 - integral component of membrane [Evidence IEA];~go_function: GO:0022857 - transmembrane transporter activity [Evidence IEA];~go_process: GO:0055085 - transmembrane transport [Evidence IEA]), translated as MGRFGSQTSTYNRLVTIFVAIGSLTYGYCTSIISSTIGQPGWYTYFNLPAEGEPGYASITTPVVSTANGVFSAGGAVGSLFIMWSCDFFGRKANIQFGAFFSLFGGALQAGANSLKMFQAGRFICGLGIGILVTVCPMYLSEMASAFRRGWLVGHHAIFLVFGYMLAGWIGFACYYAETTIPAFGWRFPLAVQCLSPLILLIGSPWLPRSPRWLISKGKMEEAEHVLTQLRASPDDPNNEVAKEEFFQTKEQIRLEAERLSQWGSSPWIAVFKKPSYRKRMIIGFLTQWGAEFGGPLIINNYAVLLYTNLGMTGSMPLLLSAIWLTTAGLIYNPLGAWLHDKVNSRRGMYITGFVGIIVTTSCLAAMTAEYAGTTNRVGNGFGIFFMFLYLAFQGTFCDTTMYLYVSEIFPTEIRPIGMGFSLFGQFASTLILLQTAPMGFNNVGWKYYLVIICWSAFFIPVIYFFFPETARLTLEEIAKNFGEEVAVHITDATDTERAEVGRQVTQQSPTSASGESEEETAKKETEAPKVE; from the exons ATGGGAAGATTCGGGTCGCAGACGAGTACCTACAACCGACTGGTCACTATCTTTGTGGCCATCGGGTCGTTG ACCTACGGTTACTGTACTTCGATCATCAGTAGTACCATCGGTCAGCCAGGATGGTATACCTACTTCAATTTGCCCGCCGAAGGAGAACCCGGATATGCGTCTATAACCACGCCGGTCGTGTCGACAGCCAACGGAGTGTTTAGTGCTGGAGGGGCCGTGGGATCGCTGTTCATCATGTGGTCTTGCGATTTCTTTGGTCGTAAAGCCAACATTCAGTTCggtgctttcttttctctctttggCGGTGCATTGCAGGCCGGTGCCAACTCGCTCAA GATGTTCCAAGCGGGTCGATTCATCTGCGGTCTCGGTATCGGAATTCTCGTCACTGTCTGTCCCATGTACCTGTCCGAAATGGCGAGTGCCTTCCGTCGCGGTTGGCTTGTCGGTCACCACGCCATCTTCTTGGTCTTCGGATATATGTTGGCTGGATGGATTGGTTTTGCCTGCTACTACGCCGAGACCACCATTCCTGCCTTTGGTTGGCGATTCCCACTCGCCGTTCAATGTCTGTCGCCTTTGATCCTCCTCATTGGTTCTCCTTGGCTTCCCCGATCGCCCCGTTGGCTCATTTCCAAGGGAAAGATGGAAGAGGCAGAACATGTCCTCACGCAACTTCGCGCCTCGCCAGACGACCCGAACAACGAGGTGGCCAAGGAGGAGTTCTTTCAGACTAAGGAGCAAATTCGCCTCGAGGCTGAGAGGCTTTCGCAGTGGGGTAGCAGCCCTTGGATCGCAGTTTTTAAGAAGCCTTCCTACCGTAAGCGCATGATTATTGGTTTCCTTACACAATGGGGAGCGGAATTTGGTGGACCATTGATTATT AACAACTACGCTGTTCTCCTGTACACCAACCTCGGCATGACCGGATCAATGCCGCTGTTGCTGAGCGCCATTTGGTTGACCACTGCTG GTTTGATTTATAACCCTCTCGGAGCCTGGCTCCATGACAAGGTCAACTCGCGACGAGGCATGTACATCACTGGCTTTGTCGGTATTATCGTCACTACCTCGTGCCTGGCAGCCATGACGGCCGAATACGCCGGTACTACCAACCGGGTTGGTAACGGATTCGGTATTTTTTTCATGTTCTTGTATTTGGCATTCCAAGG AACATTCTGTGATACTACCATGTACCTCTACGTTTCCGAAATCTTCCCAACTGAAATCCGGCCTATCGGAATGGGCTTCTCTCTGTTTGGACAGTTTGCTT CTACTCTCATTCTGCTCCAGACCGCGCCTATGGGCTTCAACAATGTCGGATGGAAGTACTACCTCGTAATTATCTGCTGGTCTGCCTTCTTTATTCCAG TCAtctatttcttcttcccGGAGACCGCCCGCCTAACCCTGGAGGAAATTGCCAAGAACTTCGGAGAAGAGGTCGCCGTTCACATTACCGATGCTACTGATACTGAGAGGGCCGAGGTTGGTCGACAGGTCACCCAGCAATCTCCAACATCAGCCTCTGGAGAAAGCGAAGAGGAAACGGCGAAAAAGGAGACGGAAGCGCCAAAGGTTGAATGA